The DNA segment TATCATCATGTATGTAATAGTCCAGTGAATCCCTTATACAGAGAAGAGACGTTCACCTGTTCATGTACCCGGCGGctaaaataagttttcttttcttttctccccttTGTTAAATACTTGCTTCTGTACTTTCTTTTTGGTTTCAGAACGCATAGTTACGgctgtttgtgtttgtatataGAGAGAATTTCAGCCGATATAATTTCAGAAATGTTACTAGGAACTTGCGGATGACTATTTTTATGACATGGTTTCCTTTGTTCCTGGCTTCAGCATCACTCTTTTCCCTTTTCATATGAACATTTCTAATGCCAAACTCTATATTTTATCTCAAAATTTAAGCgaactttattatattatatgaccGTACGGTCagatttatatgaaaaatgggTTATGATTTGTGGAAAGGCCCAACTTTCAccaaattataactaatattaattagaataaaatatgattagtAATAATTGGAGTGTAAATAGGCACGTTATTAAtctaaagtttattttaaaaattataaatataggtaagtgattatatttaatatagttgaaaaagacaaaaatttagACATTAAGacatataatacaataaatttgtaatttcgAATTCCATAACCAAAACATTAGGTATGATGCGAAACATTAGGTATAATGTGTAAAACGTGTAAGTACGAATCTTCATATATAATGATTCTATTGATCTTTCACTTTCATTCTATTAGAAAACAGCCATACAATGATACAAATTAGtatcataatttaataagaGGATTATATACACTTTTAGAAGACTGGgcgtcatttttttttaatgctagAATTAAATAATTCTGGAGCGTATGAAAAACATAAGTTGATGTAgctatgtatatttttaaattaaataatattgaaaaaaaatgtttatcttgaattaaataaattttatttttactttttcttttcttttctcattcttcacttttctccttctatttctttcttatctatcaaaaaatgattttgctAGTCGGTTAAgtaattaatatatgataaCCAAGTTATCACAAGCAACGTCAAATTAATATGCTCTAATGCAGGATATTTTACTATTGAGCATGacatataattacatttttatataaaacatttctACTAGAATTATTATAAACAGTGACTTGGTTAAATATGGtgtttgaatgaatttaaatatttaattcttactagaaaaagtaaaaaaatagtgTGTATCATTATATGTTAGAAAATCAAACTTTTGAATGAGAGAAGAAATCGAAGTTAAAGAAGATATTTCTCCTTTCAACTCTTTTTCTatcttatactttttttttgccatagttttctaaaaatattaaaaataaaatcagattctttttacattatttacaactggttcattttttattccgtcttcaaaaattaatctttttgcaaaataaaattacaaaagttcACTCCAAAAGAAATGGAATAAATTtcaggaaagaaaaaaaaaaaaaaaaaacttgattttgttgttctttcCATTTTTCTAACAGTACATAAATCTTCTCCTTTATGGTTAATTCTTTAGGATAAGTTTTTTAAGTTGGTTTGTTtgtacaaaaagaaaatgtactCTCAAGAacattattttcctttctactttaaaagaagttttattttgtGCTTTGGCTGTTgctctaaaaaaattaatgcacaattaatttcttttatctataATTACGTGATAAATGTGTGATTTATTAACACTGTAAATAACTGTTGACACCTGtgcctatttttttttttatatcctGTAAGAACAATTTGACAAATTTATACTGCTTGTAAAAGTTTGCTTTCAAAATCAGTCTCAACtttaaaggaaaattaaaaagaacacCAATTTCAATTcgaattttttattgtttcctGTTAACAAAAAATCCGATTTAATAAAATGCaaatagaaatcaaattctcaaattctttttacatttttaattctCAAATACTTGAATCAAATTCTCAAATTCTCAAATTCTATCTGGTTGAAAATGTAAATGtgagtttatattttacattgaataaaaataaaataaatattgaacaatatataaaatagacccgtaaaatgtttttaaaagagTGGTGCTCTACAccactattttttatttgttgcagAGATATTTCTGAATCACGTGTTAATAGTAGTATCCTCGGATAGAAATGTCAGAGTTACATGTGAATCTCTGCTGCACTCTGTTGAAGCCTTTGTCTCTTATTCTGTCATCAATGTGACATCTTGATGACAATTTTCAGACAATTGGGCTTCTTCACTATCTCGAATGCTTCCTTAATATCTTCCAATGAGACCTCATGGCTGAATAGTTCTTCAAGAGGGAATTCCTGTAAATTACCAAATTTATGACTacataattgatttttctcATAAAACATATGCAAGAAATGATTTAGAAAATCAATATAGTTCAGTTAATTAAATGTTAATGCCAGAGGGTTACCTTTTTCTGGCATTTGTCAGCAATTATGGACAGATCAGATCTAACTTTTAAGCCCCCCAAAACTGAACCTTTCAAAGTTCTGCCCAAAAGAATGGTTATTATACCCAAAGGAACAGTAGGTTCTGCTGGTATTCCAACCACCATTGTTTTACCTGTTCCCTGCATGTACGGAAGAAATAGCTTTTAACACAAAATCACTGAAGGGAATATAACAAGAGTACatgtacaaaaaattattaaaaaaagttcttAACATCGTTCTTTTTCCAAGATCACAATTATGAAGAGATTTTAGATGAAAGAACAGTAGCCAAACAGGTAGATGAGGTGAAACTAACCACTTTTGTGGCTTCCAATGATTCAGTAAGCAAAGGAGGAATTCCGGTGCACTCAAGGGAATAATCCACACCCATTCCACCAGTTGCTTCCTTAACCAAATCTGAAACAGATTTAGCAGAATCAGTAGGATTTATGAAGTGGGTCATTCCAAAAGCCTCTCCTTTTTCCCTCTTCTTCTCGTTTTTGTCAATTCCAATTATCTTAGCTGCTCCCATAAATTTGGCTCCGCTTATAGCCTACAACACGATGTCAGTTTCACTTAATCACAATTCAAGCTTCAAACTCAAACagataaaaataagtataaaaaatccAACAACTTTGATGCAGATTTTTATACCCCTAATCCAACAGCTCCAAGACCCAAAACAGCTACACTGGACCCACTTTCAACCTTGGCTTCTTTCCAAGCAGCTCCAAATCCAGTTGAAAACCCGCATGAGATGAAACTGGCATGGGATGGATCGATGGTTGGATCGACTTTGAGAACGTAATTGACATCACTAACCATGTATTCTGACCATGTAGCACAACTTAGAACATGGTATAGCCTCTGTCCTCTAACGGACATCCTTGAAGTGTCATCTGGTAGTAAACCAGTTAAACTCACAGGGTGTGTCAGACATAGATTGGTTTGTCCGGAGACACAATTCTCACATGTTTCACACTCGCCTATGTATGTCGGGATCACCACATCGCCCTCTTTAAGGGTTGTCACTTGGTCACCAACGCTCTCCaccacactgaaattaaaacaaacatgTAATCGACAGAAGATACGgccaaagaaaaatgaacatgAAATTGTTAACATGAACATAACATGCCAAAGAAAAATGTAGAGCTTACCCAACTCCTTCGTGCCCAAGTGCTCGAGGAAATTTCATCTGCAATCAATTAGGCAGTGgaaaaaggatgaagaaaaaaaactatgatgttttgtaaaaaacaaactcaaactcAAACATAGGATTGAAGAGACTCTGACATGTGGGAATCCTTGAATGCTTGTTATGTCTGTGTGGCATAAACTGGAACGAATCATCTTAACTCGAACTTCAGTTGCTTTTGGTGGGTCAACTTGTATCTCTTCCACTGTAACAGGTTGCCCTAACCCCCAGCATATTGCAGCTACAatgtcaaaacaaaattttaacacaCTCAGAAAATTTATGCATGCATAAGCCAGATAATTAGCAAGGTTACAAGAAAGATGGAAGTGGTAAACAGGGTTGAAAGATGATACCTTTGCATGTTACAACCTGCGAGGTTCTTGACATTGTAGATTAGAACACAGTTTCTTAACTAAATCAAACAAATGTTGTTCTAAGTTCTTATGAAGGTGCTGCAGTGCCCTCTTCTTTctaacaaaagaacaaaagttAGCTGCCAAGAGACTTACatgaaaaaaagacaaaaaaaaaaacaaaactctgAAGTGAGATTCAACATAGATTTTCGGATAAGATGTTGTGTACtttgaattaataataaatttattttttatcacttcaaaagattttttatcgataaaaaatgattttttatatatttaattttttttatattcgtataatattatcattttttatattttactatttttttaaatataaaactttacacttttatgattattttatatcaaataaatataaaataatatcataataccatttattttttatcaaatgatatatcttatatatatatatatatatatatatatatatatatatatatatatatatatatatatatatatatatatatatatatatatatatatataNtatatatatatatatatatatatatatatatatatatatatatatatatatatatatatatatatatatatatatatatatatatatataaacttaaccatatatcttttattttatccaaTAGGTTTTGTCTGTATTTTAACCAACTCAACAGTAACTTGTCTGCTTTCTGTTCAGGAAAAGTAATTGTTTGGTGAAATAACAAAATCCATCTCCTGCTTTGTTTCTTACCATTTACTGTGTGATTTGAAGTTGtgggaaaaaaagaaatgagaatGGAAATTAAAGAATGAGGAGGATAAAGTTTATATCAAAGTCTATATCCGATCTGATTGATATAATAAGAGAAATTAttactataaattattatttagttaaatttaaattattattttacagatttacttgtattattataatttcgTGAGTTATATTACATTAGTATAACGTAATATACTACTTTTtacactctctttttttttattcacggataaatatataattaggaatatcattcattattaaaatttttgttagaTAATATTTTGAACATCAATCACTGTATATACTAGATACAAGATACggttagttttaaaaaataaaattttgttttaaaaatatgtttcaaaagataaaaagaaatatttaaattatcttaaatttcaactcttatataataatgtaaaactattaaatatgataggaaaaattcatcattttttcctctttgataaatatataaaattgagaaaGACTGAGCATTaacatttatgaaaatttgttattaatttaattaaggtgatatatgaagaaaatttgATGATCTATGGGAATTGTGTGTATTTGATTCACGTGATCATCAATAACTAGTGATCTTTTAtgctaaaatgaaaaaaaaaaatgaatagtgagaagaagaaaaagattgaTTTAAAATGGCTTATGGAGAGTGTAAACATTTGACTTAGGTgatatgtaataatttaatttgaaaatgatagttctgatagaaaaataaagtgtAAGATAAAGCGAAAGTGTAAGATAAATCtctattaaaaagataaattttaaatccaagatattttaataattttaaaatttaatttaaaattaaaaattaaaaaatagttatttatcattagtattatatattttttaataagtagttattttttaaaataaaaaataaaataaaaagtaataaatatacgtgataaataattgttttttattttttatttaaaatgaaattttaaaattattaaaatattttagatttaaattaatttttttaaatataaatttcttttaaccttaaaacatttttgttaaaaatgtaccaataaaaaaatcttatataaattagtaaaccatatatatatatatatatatatatatatatatatatataattaaatatatctaataaataatacattctTATTATATATGACGAATAAGCCCAAGCACTACACGTTCCACCACCCACTGCCTTATCTAGAAAGACAGAATGGCAAAGTAGGTTTTAGTCTTTCAGCCCTCGCTGTCTATACAAAGCAAGAAATTAACGTTCATTTATTAATGGACAAATAATGTGGGTTTCAACGAACAACAATAATTGCAccgaaaatatatttattttatcaaatcaaataaccaAACTGATTAGTTCagaaattatacttaaaaaatatgagaaagagttttacataaaataaatatgttctccaattttaattttattatgtgtaTAATATGATCGTCCCATCAGATTAAGAATTAGTTCTTTCGttttataattctaaaaaaatcgAGTGATTAAGCTATTGAACTAAATTGGAGTTAATATTGTGGATGATTATACCATATGGTCCGAACGGTTATATAATCATTTCGTAACTAAACTAATTGGACAACTTTGGAGAGCATAACGCAAACAATCTCATTAAGTGTGGCAGAAATCCTAAACTTAGATCGGACGGCTAAGAGCCGAACGTCCGGTCTAAGTTAATAATCAGGTTTTTCTGCAAAAAATGGGGTAAGTGGTAATTAGAGATATTGGACTGAGATTGGTTCGTGATCAAGATTTCGCTAATCTCAGACTtatgatgaaaattataatgataGGTCAAAAGTAGAAGGTAGGTGATTGacatttattacatatttattgtCATTGTTCTAGACTATTGTACAGATAGTTCACTGATCGAATAACATTTGACAGATACTTCCGGATTATGGAATGAAGACGAAAGCGTGAGACATGCACCGAACGACTTTGCTAAAGAAATTGTACAGACGTTAAGAGTTATTTGATCTCGTACTTGAAACAATGATTATgataaatttgaacaaaattattatcaacTGAGTCCTAATTAGATCAATAATAATACAagtttgtattattataatggGTAAATTAGATTTATTACATATGCTAATattgtcatatttttaaaaataacgaatacgaagaaagaaataattttaacatgTGTTTGAGATttgaaaactatataaaaaaaatgatttgacCTAATAAGAATGACTTTGTATCTCGCAAATAAAGGTTTATCCACTCACGTAAATTGTCAAACTCCCTAATTAAAAACGTAAATGGGCTTAGTACTTTTCATCATTAGCTTTTTATCTGTTTCGCCTAACAATTATTGACTAACTTTATTAGTTTAGTCGGATTGGTCCACAGATTTCTGTGCTAATCTGtataaacaaatcttaaaaaaatattatatctgaTTAAGAATCTAAAATCGAAAGTAATTTTTACGAAGTTTTTACCcacattaaacatattttattagactCAAATTATTTGAAGACGTTATTTTGCATTAAGAACTTCTTATTTAGTATTGGTGTATGtttactattaattattttcaatattattttttatattattaaaatattaggaatttactaaa comes from the Vigna radiata var. radiata cultivar VC1973A chromosome 2, Vradiata_ver6, whole genome shotgun sequence genome and includes:
- the LOC106779449 gene encoding alcohol dehydrogenase-like 1; translated protein: MSRTSQVVTCKAAICWGLGQPVTVEEIQVDPPKATEVRVKMIRSSLCHTDITSIQGFPHMKFPRALGHEGVGVVESVGDQVTTLKEGDVVIPTYIGECETCENCVSGQTNLCLTHPVSLTGLLPDDTSRMSVRGQRLYHVLSCATWSEYMVSDVNYVLKVDPTIDPSHASFISCGFSTGFGAAWKEAKVESGSSVAVLGLGAVGLGAISGAKFMGAAKIIGIDKNEKKREKGEAFGMTHFINPTDSAKSVSDLVKEATGGMGVDYSLECTGIPPLLTESLEATKVGTGKTMVVGIPAEPTVPLGIITILLGRTLKGSVLGGLKVRSDLSIIADKCQKKEFPLEELFSHEVSLEDIKEAFEIVKKPNCLKIVIKMSH